A genomic stretch from Leptospira licerasiae serovar Varillal str. VAR 010 includes:
- the leuA2 gene encoding 2-isopropylmalate synthase LeuA2 — translation MIIPGQGLKTPPVSPFFMDVTLRDGNQALRKPWNLEEKEIIFKRLVKLGVQGIEVGFASASKQDFEACSYLASLAPENIAISSLSRAVEKEIDLSWEAIKKAPRPRIHIVYPISDFTIRNVLGISEKEVKENIIRSVSYARKLAGNYGEVQFSGEHFGDSLENMDFAVEAFQVALEAGADVVNLPNTVERYRPYLFVAMVRKVADSLPQGSKISVHTHNDLGMATATTVESFFAGATQLETALNGLGERAGNTNTYEVAIALHNCGVKVNLDLQTIYETSRIVSRMSGVPIPEKAPLIGEDVVAHRSGIHQDGVSKTKDMKKGAYRAFDADLIGRPEGDRIAFTSQSGKSAIYEILMQSGISVSKEEASKLQPILKSISENSGGGELSIEEIKDELGKLRSISKPSVRKKISVD, via the coding sequence ATGATCATTCCCGGTCAGGGTTTGAAAACTCCTCCTGTATCTCCATTCTTCATGGATGTTACATTAAGGGACGGCAACCAAGCACTACGTAAACCTTGGAACCTGGAAGAAAAAGAGATCATATTTAAGAGACTTGTTAAGTTAGGAGTGCAAGGGATAGAAGTTGGATTTGCTTCCGCAAGTAAACAAGACTTCGAAGCATGTTCTTATCTTGCTTCTTTGGCTCCGGAGAATATTGCGATCTCCAGCCTTTCCAGAGCCGTGGAAAAGGAGATAGATCTTTCTTGGGAAGCGATCAAAAAGGCGCCTCGCCCAAGGATCCATATAGTTTATCCGATCAGCGATTTTACGATCCGAAATGTATTGGGGATTTCCGAAAAAGAAGTTAAAGAAAACATAATACGATCCGTTTCATACGCTCGTAAATTAGCGGGGAACTACGGAGAGGTCCAATTCTCCGGAGAACATTTCGGAGATTCTTTGGAGAATATGGATTTTGCCGTGGAAGCATTCCAAGTGGCATTGGAAGCAGGCGCAGATGTTGTGAACCTTCCTAATACTGTGGAAAGGTATAGGCCTTATTTGTTCGTAGCGATGGTCCGCAAAGTCGCAGATTCTTTGCCCCAAGGAAGTAAAATTTCGGTCCATACTCATAACGACTTGGGAATGGCCACCGCAACGACTGTGGAAAGTTTTTTTGCAGGAGCCACCCAATTGGAAACCGCATTAAACGGTTTGGGGGAAAGAGCCGGAAATACAAACACTTACGAAGTTGCAATCGCTCTTCATAATTGCGGAGTTAAAGTGAACTTGGATCTTCAGACGATTTACGAGACATCTCGTATCGTTTCTCGTATGTCAGGCGTCCCTATCCCTGAAAAAGCTCCTTTGATCGGAGAGGACGTGGTCGCTCATAGAAGTGGTATCCACCAAGACGGAGTCTCCAAAACTAAGGATATGAAAAAGGGAGCCTATCGTGCTTTCGATGCAGATCTGATCGGAAGACCGGAAGGAGATAGGATAGCATTCACAAGCCAATCAGGCAAATCTGCAATTTATGAAATTCTAATGCAGTCAGGGATCTCCGTTTCCAAAGAAGAAGCTTCCAAATTACAACCGATCTTAAAGTCCATCTCCGAAAATTCAGGAGGGGGAGAATTATCGATCGAGGAGATCAAAGACGAATTGGGGAAATTGAGGAGTATTAGTAAGCCGTCAGTTCGGAAAAAAATTTCAGTGGATTGA
- a CDS encoding tetratricopeptide repeat protein has product MDPRLKTALDYLKKGDSNSAKSVLISWTESEQNNPNAFFHLGMCLSQLGEMAPAESALQECIRLEPAHVQAWVGLGVLFARKKDKPKAEFHLSKALELDDNDVFAKKNLAAVYTGASKFDRALDLLKDLPESELSDSPTLYALAICYVRTNRFEEARETFHKLEIVGIPDQVKKEYLQLKQLLEEKQFEQGGIWSFLKKEEDI; this is encoded by the coding sequence ATGGATCCAAGACTGAAAACCGCATTGGATTATCTGAAAAAAGGGGATTCGAATTCCGCTAAGTCCGTACTGATATCTTGGACAGAATCGGAACAGAATAATCCTAACGCATTCTTTCATTTAGGAATGTGCCTTTCTCAATTAGGCGAAATGGCTCCTGCTGAATCAGCTCTCCAAGAATGTATCCGTTTGGAACCGGCGCATGTCCAAGCTTGGGTGGGACTCGGAGTTTTGTTCGCTCGTAAAAAGGATAAACCTAAAGCTGAATTCCATCTTTCTAAAGCTTTAGAGTTGGACGATAATGACGTATTCGCTAAAAAAAATTTGGCGGCTGTTTATACAGGCGCCTCTAAGTTTGATAGGGCGTTGGATCTTCTTAAGGACTTGCCTGAATCGGAGTTGTCCGATTCTCCTACTCTATACGCATTAGCGATTTGTTATGTAAGAACAAATCGTTTCGAAGAAGCCAGAGAAACTTTCCATAAATTGGAGATTGTCGGCATCCCGGACCAGGTCAAAAAAGAATATCTTCAACTTAAACAATTGCTGGAAGAGAAACAATTCGAACAAGGCGGCATCTGGAGTTTTCTCAAAAAAGAAGAAGATATCTGA